Proteins co-encoded in one Bos taurus isolate L1 Dominette 01449 registration number 42190680 breed Hereford chromosome X, ARS-UCD2.0, whole genome shotgun sequence genomic window:
- the USP27X gene encoding ubiquitin carboxyl-terminal hydrolase 27 — MCKDYVYDRDIEQIAKEEQGEALKLQASTSTEVSHQQYSVPGLGEKYPTWETTKPELELLGHNPRRRRIASSFTIGLRGLINLGNTCFMNCIVQALTHTPILRDFFLSDRHRCEMPSPELCLVCEMSSLFRELYSGNPSPHVPYKLLHLVWIHARHLAGYRQQDAHEFLIAALDVLHRHCKGDDAGKAASNPNHCNCIIDQIFTGGLQSDVTCQACHGVSTTIDPCWDISLDLPGSCTSFWPMSPGRESSVNGESHIPGITTLTDCLRRFTRPEHLGSSAKIKCGSCQSYQESTKQLTMNKLPVVACFHFKRFEHSAKQRRKITTYISFPLELDMTPFMASSKESRMNGQLQLPTNSGNDENKYSLFAVVNHQGTLESGHYTSFIRHHKDQWFKCDDAVITKASIKDVLDSEGYLLFYHKQVLEHESEKVKEVNTQAY; from the coding sequence ATGTGTAAGGACTATGTATATGACAGAGACATTGAGCAAATTGccaaagaagagcaaggggaAGCTTTGAAATTACAAGCCTCCACCTCGACCGAGGTTTCTCACCAGCAGTATTCAGTGCCAGGCCTCGGTGAGAAGTATCCAACCTGGGAGACAACCAAACCTGAGTTAGAACTGCTGGGCCATAACCCAAGGAGAAGAAGAATCGCCTCCAGCTTTACCATCGGTTTAAGAGGACTGATCAATCTTGGCAACACGTGCTTTATGAACTGCATCGTCCAGGCCCTTACCCACACTCCGATCCTGAGAGATTTCTTCCTCTCTGACAGGCACAGATGTGAAATGCCGAGTCCGGAGTTGTGTCTGGTCTGTGAGATGTCTTCGCTTTTTCGAGAGTTGTATTCTGGAAACCCATCTCCTCATGTTCCCTATAAGTTACTGCACCTGGTATGGATACACGCACGGCATTTAGCAGGGTACAGGCAACAGGATGCACATGAGTTTCTCATTGCAGCGTTAGATGTCCTGCACAGGCACTGCAAAGGTGATGATGCTGGGAAGGCGGCCAGCAATCCCAACCACTGTAACTGCATCATTGACCAAATTTTCACAGGTGGCCTGCAATCTGATGTCACCTGTCAAGCCTGTCATGGTGTCTCCACCACAATAGACCCATGCTGGGACATCAGTTTGGACTTGCCTGGCTCTTGTACCTCCTTCTGGCCGATGAGCCCAGGGAGGGAGAGCAGTGTTAACGGGGAAAGCCACATACCAGGAATCACTACCCTCACGGACTGTCTGCGAAGGTTTACGAGGCCAGAGCACTTAGGAAGCAGTGCCAAAATCAAGTGTGGTAGTTGCCAAAGCTACCAGGAATCTACCAAACAGCTCACAATGAATAAATTACCTGTCGTTGCCTGTTTTCATTTCAAACGGTTTGAACACTCAGCCAAACAGAGGCGCAAGATCACTACATACATATCCTTTCCTCTGGAGCTGGATATGACACCTTTCATGGCCTCGAGTAAAGAGAGCAGGATGAATGGACAGTTGCAGCTGCCAACCAATAGTGGAAACGATGAGAATAAGTATTCCTTGTTTGCTGTGGTTAATCACCAAGGAACCTTGGAGAGTGGCCACTACACCAGCTTCATCCGGCACCACAAGGACCAGTGGTTCAAGTGTGATGATGCCGTCATCACCAAGGCCAGTATTAAGGACGTGCTGGACAGTGAAGGGTATTTACTGTTCTATCACAAACAGGTCCTGGAACACGAatcagaaaaagtgaaagaagtgaatACACAAGCCTACTGA